The Levilactobacillus namurensis genomic interval CCCGGGAAGCCGGTGCGACCGCTTTTTAGTCTGCTGGTTAGCCAATGCTTGTGATGTGACGGCCGGAAAATTTCTACGATATATTGTCTTTTAGGCGTCCGGTTGGTACAATATGTGGTGTTGCTTTTTGGCAGTGCACAAAGGCACTGTATCGGGATAGAATTAAAGGAGAGATCGCATGCTTGTATTATCGGGAACTATCGGGGCTGGAAAGACGAGTCTAACCAGTTTATTGGCAGAACACTTACACAAACCAGCATTTTATGAATCGGTGGATGACAACAAAATTTTGCCACTATTCTACAAGGATTCCCAGAAGTATGCTTTCTTACTGCAGATCTACTTTTTAAACAAACGACTGGACAGCATCAAGGCGGCGAATGCCGACCGGGAAAGCGTGATGGATCGCTCAATCTTTGAAGATTCCTTACTCTTCCACTTGAACGCTGATCTGGGACGGGCCACCAACACGGAAGTGGACATTTACGATTCACTGCTGCGGAACATGATGCAGGAATTGCCAGAAGCCACTTACCGGAAGAACCCGGACCTATTGATC includes:
- a CDS encoding deoxynucleoside kinase, with amino-acid sequence MLVLSGTIGAGKTSLTSLLAEHLHKPAFYESVDDNKILPLFYKDSQKYAFLLQIYFLNKRLDSIKAANADRESVMDRSIFEDSLLFHLNADLGRATNTEVDIYDSLLRNMMQELPEATYRKNPDLLIHINISFETMLERIKKRGRSYEQIANDPSLYDYYKELDQRYTDWYANYDKSPKMQINGDALDFVEDSAARQQVLQLIDEKIATL